A region of Vigna radiata var. radiata cultivar VC1973A chromosome 10, Vradiata_ver6, whole genome shotgun sequence DNA encodes the following proteins:
- the LOC106775351 gene encoding GDSL esterase/lipase At5g45670, with product MEMTGAKTKSWVVLSIFLLATNCMQQCVHGNSKASCLFIFGDSYSENGNNNNRATTAKANYSPYGIDYKQGNNPTGRVTNGRIEADFVAESQGLSDIPPYANTNGSDIHKGVNYASAAAGIRPETGTQRGDIISLERQIQNHGDIYNRIVRILGNPKKAQKYLGKCVYYMKIGTNDYYDNYFSPAFPTRLNFTHDQYAADLVRRYSSYLKTLHDKYGARKVLLFKLGSIGCNPYTRATFTRDGRGCARQLNDAASLFDRKLESEVERLNKNELSSKAKFVVVNSETNTGFTDADTPCCPTVQNFTCVPNGIPCSNRDEFRFYDGIHGTENTNRFTAGIVIQALRSLLD from the exons ATGGAGATGACGGGAGCTAAGACCAAGTCATGGGTGGTTTTATCCATTTTTCTGTTGGCTACAAACTGCATGCAACAGTGTGTCCATGGAAATTCGAAAGCTTCTTGTCTGTTTATCTTCGGTGACTCTTATTCTGAAAATGGAAATAACAACAACCGCGCCACAACCGCAAAAGCCAATTACAGTCCATATGGCATCGACTACAAACAGGGCAATAACCCAACTGGAAGAGTTACCAATGGACGAATAGAAGCTGACTTTGTTG CTGAAAGTCAAGGGTTATCAGACATCCCACCCTATGCAAACACCAATGGCTCAGACATACACAAGGGTGTCAACTATGCATCTGCTGCAGCAGGGATTCGTCCTGAGACAGGCACCCAAaga GGTGACATTATCAGTTTGGAAAGACAGATCCAAAATCACGGAGACATATATAACCGAATTGTTAGGATACTTGGAAATCCAAAAAAAGCTCAAAAGTACCTTGGCAAGTGCGTGTATTACATGAAAATAGGAACCAATGATTACTACGACAATTACTTCTCCCCCGCTTTCCCAACAAGACTCAACTTTACACACGATCAATATGCTGCAGATCTTGTTAGACGCtactcttcatatttgaag ACACTGCATGACAAGTACGGGGCAAGAAAAGTCCTTCTCTTTAAACTGGGTAGCATTGGATGCAATCCATATACCAGAGCTACGTTTACGAGAGATGGTAGAGGTTGTGCTCGACAGCTGAACGATGCTGCGTCACTTTTCGACAGAAAGCTTGAATCTGAAGTGGAGCGATTGAATAAAAACGAGTTATCTTCTAAAGCCAAATTCGTGGTCGTAAACAGCGAAACCAACACTG GTTTCACTGATGCGGATACTCCTTGCTGCCCAACGGTGCAAAATTTTACGTGTGTTCCAAATGGAATACCCTGCAGCAATAGAGATGAATTCCGCTTTTACGATGGAATCCATGGAACAGAAAATACCAACAGGTTCACCGCAGGAATAGTAATTCAGGCTTTGCGGAGCCTTCTGGACTGA
- the LOC106774933 gene encoding DNA repair protein XRCC3 homolog, whose translation MRPENLLLLRHCSEKCNVGCPVLDRCLNGGVPCHSITEFVGESGSGKAQLCLQFALSAQLPSSHGGLSTSSIFIHTEFHFSFRHLHQLSGAFRTSPPDLPDPYDSVFVRVVHSADELLHLIPTIETLCTLDLGGGRCESSLSIPSRLSSASISRTSDRTSSAGCRCSSESL comes from the coding sequence ATGAGGCCAGAGAACCTTTTACTACTGCGCCACTGTAGCGAGAAGTGCAATGTGGGTTGTCCCGTACTGGATCGTTGCCTCAACGGTGGCGTTCCCTGCCACTCCATCACGGAGTTTGTTGGCGAGAGCGGTTCCGGCAAGGCGCAGCTCTGCCTCCAATTCGCCCTCTCCGCCCAACTCCCCTCCTCCCACGGCGGCCTCTCCACCTCCTCCATATTCATCCACACCGAGTTCCACTTCTCCTTCCGCCACCTCCACCAACTCTCAGGCGCCTTCCGAACGTCGCCACCCGACCTTCCCGACCCCTACGACAGCGTCTTTGTACGCGTCGTCCACTCTGCGGATGAGCTCCTACACTTAATTCCAACCATCGAGACATTGTGTACTCTCGATCTCGGTGGCGGCCGATGCGAATCGTCGTTATCGATTCCATCGCGGCTCTCTTCCGCTTCGATTTCAAGAACATCGGATCGGACCTCCAGTGCAGGTTGTCGTTGTTCTTCGGAATCTCTGTGA